The proteins below are encoded in one region of Sulfolobus sp. A20:
- a CDS encoding inorganic phosphate transporter produces the protein MITIEILVNYALLLIGVVSAYLIGSNNNATSLGILFATNAIRRRQAYLLNMISLFLGVVIGSLTMLHSVYGLISGNQLYVTISIVSTLSSSIITFYYLNKSGIPSSLSQTFYPSLAVITLVSHSLLDLDWIRFWIVVLSWAISPISAILFSLFLYYVLSNVLTSEYRILRQIKIYKSLIMFSSAFTSFVVGANAIGIIVSSALVVFPTYIILPMFGLSASLGVISSRRIAIKVGFRVTKLGYLGASSAIIGSNVINEIFTFFGIPLSITQTIMGGIIGLSFRSFTSDVRKQVRQIIKSWTTSPLVAIVLSLAIFGIIKSILGL, from the coding sequence ATGATAACAATAGAAATACTGGTTAATTATGCTTTATTATTAATAGGGGTTGTTTCTGCATATCTGATTGGGAGTAATAATAATGCTACTTCTTTAGGTATTCTATTCGCTACTAATGCAATAAGAAGAAGACAAGCGTATCTACTTAACATGATATCTCTTTTCTTAGGGGTAGTTATTGGAAGCTTAACGATGCTCCATAGTGTTTACGGTCTAATAAGTGGGAACCAGTTATACGTAACGATTTCTATTGTATCCACCCTTTCATCTTCAATAATAACCTTTTATTATCTGAATAAATCTGGTATTCCTTCATCTTTAAGCCAGACCTTTTATCCTTCTTTAGCCGTAATAACATTAGTATCCCACAGTCTACTTGACTTAGACTGGATTAGGTTTTGGATAGTAGTCCTCTCCTGGGCTATCTCACCCATTTCTGCGATATTATTCTCCTTATTTCTTTATTATGTTCTAAGCAACGTGCTGACAAGTGAATATAGGATATTAAGACAGATAAAAATTTATAAGAGCCTTATAATGTTTTCCTCAGCCTTTACCTCATTTGTTGTAGGAGCTAACGCAATAGGTATCATAGTTTCGTCAGCCTTAGTAGTTTTTCCGACATATATAATATTACCCATGTTTGGATTGTCAGCTTCTTTAGGGGTGATATCAAGTCGAAGAATAGCAATTAAAGTAGGATTTAGAGTAACTAAGTTAGGATATTTGGGGGCTTCATCGGCAATTATAGGTAGTAACGTAATCAATGAGATCTTCACTTTTTTCGGAATACCACTTTCCATTACTCAAACTATCATGGGAGGAATAATAGGACTTAGTTTTAGGAGTTTTACCTCAGATGTTAGAAAACAAGTTAGACAAATAATAAAAAGTTGGACAACTTCACCAC
- a CDS encoding ribbon-helix-helix domain-containing protein, with translation MIRMQSFRKVDESTFELEISSTITISFKLEDEFLNKIDSIARDLGYTSRSDFIRDAILEYLRFLKQNDNNRNTG, from the coding sequence ATGATTCGTATGCAATCTTTCAGAAAGGTAGATGAGTCTACATTTGAATTAGAAATCTCAAGTACAATAACGATCTCGTTTAAACTGGAGGACGAGTTTTTAAATAAGATAGATAGTATTGCAAGAGATTTAGGCTACACAAGTAGGAGTGATTTTATTAGGGACGCAATATTGGAATATTTGAGGTTCTTAAAGCAAAATGATAACAATAGAAATACTGGTTAA
- the hel308 gene encoding ATP-dependent DNA helicase Hel308, translating into MTVEWMPVSELPLPKEVIEIILKRGITKLNPPQTEAVKKGLLDNKKLLLTSPTGSGKTLIAELGMVSFLLKNKGKAVYVTPLRALTNEKYSTFKDWEKLGFKVAMTSGDYDTDDAWLENYDIIVTTYEKLDSLWRHRPKWLNDVKYFVLDELHYLNDPERGPVVESVAIRAKKQNLLALSATISNYKQVSNWLGTEPITVNWRPVPLIEGVLYPDKKGYTVLFKDNSTRKVYGDDPIIAYTLDSLNRNGQVLIFRNSRRIVESTAMKIAGYMNFITLDDKGISEIITKLEEVEDGGSEEKEALKELINKGVAFHHAGLSKGLRDLIEEGFRQRKIKVIVATPTLAAGVNLPARTVIIGDIYRYNRRIAGFQEEIPVMEYKQMSGRAGRPGFDDIGEAIIVVRDKKSVERVFEKYIFSTVEPIESKLANERAFYTFLLGVLSVEGEMKYDDLANYAYESFLPRILVDTYFDKAVNWLNEHNFMSLSDHVLSLTDFGKRVADLYINPFTADVVRAGLEKAKSSCDIAYLHLFAFTPDGPLVSLGRNEEEELIGMIEDLDCDLLIEEPYEDEEYSLYLNALKVAMIVKDWIDEIDNDVILEKYGIGSGDLRNIIETMDWLTYSGYQISKVLRLDEHSEKLRMLNMRVKDGVKEDLLELVQVKGIGRKRARLLYNNGIRGLGDIVIEPDKVKSLLGAKMGEKVVQEAARLLNRIH; encoded by the coding sequence ATGACAGTAGAGTGGATGCCTGTTAGCGAGTTACCTTTACCAAAAGAAGTAATAGAAATCATCTTGAAGAGGGGTATAACCAAACTTAACCCCCCTCAAACTGAGGCTGTAAAGAAGGGACTTTTAGATAATAAAAAACTGTTATTAACATCTCCAACCGGGTCTGGTAAGACATTGATTGCTGAACTAGGAATGGTATCTTTCTTATTGAAAAATAAGGGAAAAGCTGTTTATGTAACCCCACTTAGAGCGTTAACTAATGAAAAATATTCAACTTTTAAGGATTGGGAGAAATTAGGTTTTAAAGTAGCTATGACATCTGGAGATTATGATACTGACGATGCTTGGCTAGAGAATTATGACATAATAGTTACAACGTATGAAAAATTGGACTCCTTGTGGAGACATAGACCTAAATGGCTTAATGACGTAAAATATTTCGTATTAGATGAGCTTCACTATTTAAATGACCCTGAGAGAGGACCAGTAGTTGAAAGTGTAGCAATAAGAGCTAAGAAACAAAACTTGTTAGCCTTGAGCGCTACAATAAGTAACTATAAACAAGTGAGTAATTGGCTAGGAACTGAACCAATAACGGTCAACTGGAGACCAGTACCATTGATAGAAGGGGTTCTTTACCCAGATAAGAAAGGATATACAGTATTATTTAAGGATAATTCGACTAGAAAGGTTTATGGGGACGATCCTATTATTGCTTATACACTAGATAGTTTAAACAGAAATGGTCAGGTGTTAATATTTAGAAATTCGAGGAGAATTGTAGAAAGCACAGCGATGAAGATAGCTGGCTATATGAACTTCATAACTTTAGATGACAAAGGAATATCTGAGATAATTACCAAGCTAGAGGAAGTTGAAGATGGAGGAAGTGAAGAGAAAGAGGCTCTCAAAGAATTGATAAATAAAGGAGTTGCATTTCATCATGCGGGACTATCTAAGGGTCTGAGAGACTTGATAGAAGAGGGATTTAGGCAAAGGAAGATTAAGGTTATTGTGGCTACGCCAACATTAGCTGCTGGGGTAAATTTGCCAGCTAGAACTGTTATAATAGGGGACATATATAGGTATAACAGAAGGATAGCTGGATTTCAAGAGGAAATACCGGTTATGGAATACAAACAAATGAGCGGCAGAGCCGGTAGACCAGGTTTTGATGATATCGGGGAAGCAATAATAGTGGTGAGGGATAAGAAGAGTGTGGAGAGAGTATTTGAGAAATACATATTCTCAACTGTTGAACCAATTGAGTCTAAATTAGCTAATGAGAGAGCTTTCTATACGTTCTTATTAGGAGTACTTTCTGTCGAAGGTGAGATGAAATATGATGATTTGGCTAATTATGCATATGAGTCTTTTCTTCCCAGAATTTTAGTAGACACGTATTTTGATAAGGCAGTGAACTGGTTAAACGAACATAATTTTATGAGTTTAAGTGATCACGTATTATCCTTAACCGATTTTGGAAAAAGAGTAGCTGACTTATATATAAACCCCTTTACTGCAGATGTAGTGAGGGCAGGGTTAGAAAAAGCTAAGTCGTCATGTGATATCGCTTATCTCCACTTATTTGCTTTTACTCCAGATGGACCCCTAGTCTCCTTAGGTAGAAATGAGGAAGAGGAGCTAATAGGTATGATAGAGGATTTAGATTGTGATCTTTTAATAGAGGAGCCTTATGAGGACGAAGAGTACTCATTATATTTAAACGCATTGAAAGTAGCAATGATTGTGAAGGATTGGATTGATGAGATAGATAATGATGTAATATTAGAAAAGTATGGTATAGGTTCGGGAGATCTAAGAAACATAATTGAGACTATGGATTGGCTAACTTATAGTGGTTATCAAATATCGAAGGTCTTAAGGTTGGATGAACATAGTGAGAAGCTAAGAATGTTGAACATGAGAGTTAAAGATGGAGTTAAGGAAGATTTATTAGAATTAGTACAAGTGAAGGGCATAGGTAGGAAGAGGGCAAGATTACTCTATAATAATGGAATTAGGGGCTTAGGAGATATAGTAATTGAGCCAGATAAAGTGAAGAGTTTACTTGGGGCAAAAATGGGTGAGAAAGTTGTCCAAGAAGCTGCAAGATTACTTAATAGAATTCATTAA
- a CDS encoding acyl-CoA carboxylase subunit beta — protein sequence MSLYEKPSVDKLIEELKQLKEVVRKGGGEERIKFQHSKGKLLARERLNLLFDEGTFNEILTFATTRSTEFGLDKNRYYGDGVIAGWGKIDGRTAFAYAQDFTVLGGSLGETHANKIIRAYEMALKVGAPVIGINDSGGARIQEGALSLEGYGGVFKMNVMASGVIPQITIMAGPSAGGAVYSPALTDFIIMIKGDAYYMFVTGPEITKVSIGEEVSYQDLGGAIVHATKSGVVHFVAENEQDAINITKRLLSYLPSNNMEEPPFMDTGDPADREMKGAESIVPSDPLKPFDMRDVIYNLVDNGEFLEVHKLWAQNITVGFGRIAGNVVGIVANNSMYYGGAIDVDAADKASRFIRFCDAFNIPLISLVDTPGYVPGTDQEYKGIIRHGAKMLYAFAEATVPKITVIVRRSYGGAHIAMSIKSLGADLVYAWPTAEIAVTGPEGAVRILYRKDLQTANNPQELLNQKISEYRKLFANPYWAAERGLIDDVIEPKDTRKIIAMALEMLRNKREFRYPKKHGNIPL from the coding sequence ATGTCCCTATATGAGAAACCATCTGTGGATAAATTAATTGAAGAACTAAAGCAATTAAAAGAAGTGGTAAGAAAAGGAGGAGGAGAGGAAAGAATAAAATTCCAACATAGTAAAGGTAAGTTATTAGCTAGAGAGCGATTAAATCTATTATTTGATGAAGGTACATTTAACGAAATATTGACTTTTGCGACAACTAGATCTACAGAGTTTGGATTAGACAAGAATAGATACTACGGAGACGGGGTAATAGCTGGATGGGGTAAGATAGATGGACGTACAGCTTTTGCTTATGCACAAGATTTTACGGTGTTAGGAGGAAGTCTAGGAGAGACTCATGCCAATAAGATAATTAGAGCCTATGAGATGGCATTAAAGGTGGGAGCTCCAGTAATAGGCATAAATGACTCTGGGGGCGCTAGGATACAAGAGGGAGCATTATCCTTGGAAGGTTATGGTGGAGTATTCAAGATGAATGTAATGGCTTCTGGCGTAATACCTCAAATAACGATAATGGCTGGACCTTCGGCTGGAGGAGCAGTGTATTCTCCTGCATTAACCGACTTCATAATAATGATAAAGGGAGATGCATATTACATGTTTGTAACTGGACCAGAGATAACGAAAGTTTCGATAGGAGAGGAGGTTAGTTATCAGGATTTAGGAGGAGCGATAGTTCATGCTACGAAGTCTGGAGTAGTTCACTTCGTCGCTGAAAATGAACAAGATGCGATAAACATTACGAAGAGATTGCTATCCTATCTACCATCTAATAACATGGAAGAACCACCATTTATGGACACTGGGGATCCTGCTGATAGAGAAATGAAAGGTGCTGAATCAATAGTACCTAGCGACCCACTTAAACCATTTGATATGAGAGACGTGATATACAATTTAGTTGATAATGGCGAGTTTCTAGAAGTACATAAACTATGGGCTCAAAACATTACAGTTGGGTTCGGAAGAATAGCAGGAAATGTAGTGGGCATAGTTGCGAATAATTCTATGTATTACGGAGGAGCAATAGATGTTGATGCTGCTGATAAGGCTTCAAGATTCATCAGATTCTGTGATGCATTTAATATTCCTTTAATAAGTTTAGTCGACACTCCAGGGTACGTACCTGGAACTGATCAAGAATACAAAGGAATAATTAGACATGGAGCAAAAATGTTATATGCCTTCGCTGAAGCTACTGTACCAAAAATTACGGTAATTGTGAGGAGATCTTATGGAGGAGCTCACATAGCAATGAGTATCAAGAGCTTAGGTGCTGATTTAGTATACGCTTGGCCTACAGCTGAAATAGCAGTCACTGGACCAGAGGGTGCCGTAAGAATCTTATATAGAAAAGATTTACAAACTGCAAATAATCCTCAAGAGTTATTGAATCAAAAGATTAGTGAGTATAGAAAATTATTCGCTAATCCCTACTGGGCTGCGGAGAGAGGACTAATTGATGATGTAATAGAACCTAAAGATACGAGAAAGATTATTGCAATGGCATTAGAGATGTTGAGGAACAAGAGAGAGTTCAGATATCCTAAGAAACATGGAAATATACCACTATGA
- a CDS encoding biotin/lipoyl-containing protein, with translation MKAYRIHTELGDSYVVAYDQQGNIDNIKIGEKEVKVKFLGRGTRENEYLFEIDGKNYYVFVESDGTLIFANENFLRLDRINEIPVKEGESIESVLRGKEGEIISPLFGRIVKIRVREGDAVNKGQPLLSIEAMKAETVISSPIAGIVQKVMVKEGQSVKKGDILLLIK, from the coding sequence ATGAAGGCTTATAGAATCCATACAGAATTGGGAGATTCTTACGTTGTAGCCTATGATCAGCAAGGAAATATAGATAATATAAAAATAGGAGAGAAGGAAGTAAAAGTGAAGTTCTTAGGCAGAGGTACTAGGGAAAATGAATATCTATTTGAGATCGATGGGAAAAATTATTATGTGTTTGTTGAATCAGATGGGACCTTAATATTCGCTAATGAAAACTTTCTCAGATTAGACAGAATAAACGAAATACCAGTTAAAGAAGGAGAAAGTATAGAAAGTGTTTTAAGAGGAAAGGAGGGAGAGATAATTTCACCTCTATTTGGGAGAATCGTTAAGATTAGAGTGAGGGAAGGTGATGCTGTAAATAAAGGTCAACCTTTACTCTCAATTGAAGCTATGAAAGCAGAAACTGTTATTTCTTCCCCTATCGCCGGTATAGTTCAAAAAGTTATGGTTAAAGAAGGTCAGAGTGTGAAGAAAGGTGACATTTTATTACTTATTAAATAG
- a CDS encoding acetyl/propionyl/methylcrotonyl-CoA carboxylase subunit alpha, with product MPPFNKVLVANRGEIAIRVMKAVKEMGMKAVAVYSDADKYAPHVKYADEAYWIGPSPALESYLNIDRIVDAALKAHADAVHPGYGFLSENPRFVREVEKVGLTFIGPSAEVMDKIKDKLDGKRIARKAGVPTSPGPLTPVESVDEALKVAEEIGYPIMLKAAGGGAGVGIIKVDNSAELAEAFERSKRLSYSAFGRAEIYIEKAAVKPKHIETQLIGDKYGNYVVAFERECTIQRRNQKLIEEAPSPSITWEERKTIIEASIRFGKEINYFTLGTMEFVYSPVTHDFYFLEINKRVQVEHTVTEFITGIDLVKLQIRLAAGEYLPFSQEDLKIRGHAIQFRINAEDPLNEFTPQSGYITYYKEPTGPGVRVDSGIEVGTWVPPYYDPLVSKLIVYGQSRDYAIQVGLRALNDYKIGGVKTTIPLYKLILQDPDFWEGNFTTAYISEKIQYFKQKLTEEEERKVAIAIALYNRGLLKRKAEEKKIIRDERAPNKWKTYGIALQSNTRVMW from the coding sequence ATGCCCCCATTTAATAAAGTTCTCGTTGCCAATAGAGGAGAGATAGCAATCAGAGTAATGAAAGCGGTAAAAGAGATGGGAATGAAAGCTGTAGCAGTCTATTCAGATGCTGATAAATATGCTCCTCACGTTAAATATGCGGATGAAGCGTATTGGATTGGACCTTCACCCGCACTTGAGAGCTACTTAAACATAGATAGAATTGTTGACGCTGCATTGAAAGCTCATGCTGATGCCGTACATCCCGGTTACGGATTTTTATCCGAAAATCCAAGGTTTGTAAGAGAAGTAGAGAAAGTCGGTTTAACCTTTATAGGACCTTCAGCAGAAGTCATGGATAAAATAAAAGACAAGCTAGATGGTAAGAGGATAGCTAGAAAGGCTGGAGTTCCAACCTCACCTGGTCCATTAACACCAGTCGAGAGCGTAGATGAGGCTTTAAAGGTCGCTGAGGAAATAGGCTATCCAATAATGCTGAAGGCTGCTGGAGGAGGAGCTGGCGTAGGGATAATAAAGGTTGATAATTCAGCAGAATTGGCTGAGGCTTTTGAAAGGAGCAAAAGATTATCATACTCAGCTTTTGGTAGAGCAGAAATATATATCGAGAAAGCTGCCGTAAAACCTAAGCATATAGAGACACAACTAATAGGCGATAAATATGGCAATTATGTAGTAGCATTTGAAAGGGAGTGTACAATTCAGAGGAGAAATCAAAAGCTGATAGAAGAAGCTCCTTCTCCCTCAATTACCTGGGAAGAAAGAAAAACAATTATTGAAGCTTCGATTAGATTCGGTAAGGAAATAAATTACTTCACCCTAGGTACTATGGAATTCGTATATTCTCCAGTAACACATGACTTTTATTTTTTGGAAATAAACAAAAGAGTACAAGTAGAACACACTGTAACCGAATTTATAACAGGTATTGATCTAGTAAAACTGCAGATTAGACTTGCTGCTGGAGAATATTTACCGTTTTCCCAAGAGGATCTGAAAATTAGAGGACACGCCATTCAATTTAGAATAAATGCTGAGGATCCTTTGAACGAATTTACGCCACAATCTGGTTACATAACATATTATAAAGAACCTACTGGACCGGGCGTGAGAGTTGATAGTGGAATTGAAGTTGGTACATGGGTTCCACCTTATTATGATCCATTAGTCTCTAAGTTAATAGTATATGGTCAAAGCAGAGACTATGCAATACAAGTTGGATTGAGAGCATTAAATGATTATAAGATAGGTGGTGTAAAAACTACTATACCCCTATATAAGCTCATCTTACAAGACCCAGACTTCTGGGAGGGTAACTTTACTACCGCTTATATCTCTGAGAAAATACAATACTTTAAGCAAAAACTAACTGAGGAAGAGGAAAGAAAAGTAGCAATTGCTATAGCTTTATATAATAGAGGTTTATTGAAGAGAAAAGCTGAAGAGAAGAAGATTATAAGAGATGAGAGGGCTCCAAACAAATGGAAGACTTATGGCATCGCTCTACAATCTAATACGAGGGTGATGTGGTAA